A stretch of DNA from Vulpes lagopus strain Blue_001 chromosome 12, ASM1834538v1, whole genome shotgun sequence:
ttgtgCCACTGGCCTTTTGATTTTTTGTAGAGGATGCAACCTTAAAGTTCTTTGAATAAAGTAACTCTTCTGTAAATCAGATCATGATTACAAAAAGCTTTTGGATTaagattaatttaaatttatttaatcatcaaaTTAGCCAGGGGTGTTCTATAGTTTGCTTGGAATTGCTCGTGGAAAGTGGCTCTGTTATTTTTCTAAGTATGCAAATGATTgtctccaaaaaaattttttttggttatgTGAATTGTGAGTCCTCTTTAAGTTTGTttacaattgttttcttttttaagtagaaaaatctttttagatATAACCAGTCATGGAATAATGATGAATAAGTCAGTGTAATTCTTAATATAATCTAATCATACTTAAACAAATTGTTCTCTTTCCTTAGAATATTCAGACACTGAGTGAAATTTCAAAGACTCAACCAAGCCAAGCTTCACGCTTAGTTTCTGataaaatttcaagagaaaaagaagactgTTTGGAGTAAATAAAGTAGAAACCATACtgaatttctggttttattttgaaGCTCCCCCTCTTCAAAGAATACATCCATAAATGGATTCAGAGATATTTTGTCCCTGTTTGTTTTCTGAAGGGACACGCATTGATCATAACATATATACTTAATAACTTACATTTTGGGACAGAGGGTGGTCAGGATTATCCATATCCACCTTGGTCTACCCTAATGTCATTTTCAAATCAAGTAAAATACTGTCTTTGGATTAATTAGCTGTGGATGGAGGTTTGATAGAGGGGATACTGCATGATCTTCTCATGATAAGCCTGACTTCTATATCTGGTAGATTATCCTGCTTAGTCTGTAAACACCCTTCATCAGTGGCTGCTAAATGAAGATCAAATCgaagagaaacagattttttcCTTAATCGAGGGTTATCTTTAAAGAAGGAGCCTTCCCATTCTTTAATAACTTCATCCACTTTCTCTGtcctgaaatgataaaataaacctttccatatgaaaaaatatggatctattaaaaatatataatatgtattccatatgaaaaagaaatcaagaaatgtgtGTAATTCAtaattgaaacatttaaaattataactcaCAATTTACATTGTGGAATTTATAATttacacactttaaaaatcacacaGGTATAATTTCCAAGGAATTCTATGGAATTCTCatgttttgattatatttttggaaaaatggtgAATTAAGGATTGAGTACTCTTATATCcgagtttttgtttaaatatatttactcatgtcagatttaaaaaattgcagcatattaaaattatgtttggaAACATGCAAAGATTATTGAGATTACTCAACTGAAGTTAATTTCTTTGCAcgtgtttattattatttcttagtcaaaattattttacttactgGATAGTGCCACGAGCCTCAGTGCTTTCCTTCACAATATTTCCATTTAGTATTGCCTGTTTGGTCACTGTTTCCACTTTTTCATTCTCATACTTTTGTGGGAGTTTTgttgaaaaagatatttcatttataatggCTGTGAAAATGTTATAGTGAAACATTAAACCACAATGTTGTAGTCCTAGTCCCAGAAAATTTATGTCAAACTATATTCAaatattgcttatttttgctACTTTACAGTATTTATTTACAATCTCTATAAATGGCACTTTGCTTTTCAAGTTCGTTTGCTTAATATCAGAAACTCACCTGAaggtaaaacaaaaccaactctACTTGTTGTaggcttttgttcttttttctcacctTGGATACAACCATAATATCTGGAATTGGAAAGAATTATATTAGAGAAGCAATGCTGTATTAGCATATAATTAAATGCTTACcaataaaagaatggataaaatgtagtttattcatacaatggaaatattatttagcagtgaaaataaatgaactatggGTACACTGTGTCTTTATGGATGAATCTCCCAAGTATAAcattgagtggggaaaaaaaggaagttgtaGCTAATTTTATAAAGgttaaaataatatgcaaaacaatttagcattttgtttagggaaacatataaacatattagTATAAAGGAATGTGTAAGACTAATAAGGATCAAATTCAAGAGCCAGGTTAGACTAAAGGAGAAGGTTGGGGATAGGAGGATATAGTTtaggtgcctggggtgggggtggggagacttCAACAACACTGTAAATATTTCACTTCTCAGGCTGGGGGAAGTGCGAACATGAAGTTCATGACTTTTTTCTTGATACtttcttttatatcttaaatatagcataatgaaaattttacaaattgtattaaagaaatattaaagactGCTTTATCAACATCTTGAATGATTACGCATTAAATAAAATCCACACTTATTGTATTTAATAACAAATTAGAGAGGCGTGTGTGTATATTCACATAGCACTGTTTTAAGCACTTCACAAactatttaatccttacagcaatcctatgaggtaggtaatattatccccattttatggatgaaaaaactgaggtgcagagaggttcagtaacttGCCTGGTGTCACctagctagtaagtggtagattttgaattcaatttgtttttcaaagcttTAGTAAATGTCAAGACTAATTACAGGTTTAAGGTAGTTTCATCTAATTTTTTAGAGGAATTCTGAAGCAAGCAagaataaagttttctttctagGAACATGTAAATTTGGAGGTTGTCCCATGCTCAAAGCCATGTGACCTTACAAGTGATTGCAGATTATGAAACTGAATTAgtaaaaattcttcttttgatATTTCCATACCTTTTGTTATCAGGACATCTGGAAATCTTTTAAATCATGTACTCAGAACTAAATTGCTTTCCGTGGTTGTAATATAAtcacattattatcattatcattattattattattactattaattttgGCTTTTGATCTGTGGTAGAAGTGGTCTCTGGGTGGGGAGATGTAGTAATATGTGCATTTTCCaagctttctttgtttctttgtttgtaatATAGGCTTTCTGTGGCCCATAGAAGGAACTGATTAACTTTTAAAAGGGATGAATGGCAAGGAAAGTGAGCAAGTTATGAAAGGTCATTCTTGTAGTGACTGAgaattatttacatttcattcTAGGCTGGAAGCAATCTTTGTCATGGCTAAAGTCCCTGACTGGCCATTCTCTTCATAATTTAGGGGGGCTGGAAATAGTTCTCCCACATATTCTTTTCAATGCCTACTAATCCTATATTGTTGTAGGAACCCAGTGAGCACATGGTGATGACGGATGGCTTTTTAGATGTAATTTCTCTGACTGTCCCACCAGAGACCTAAGTGGCTCCGTATTTCTGGTCACTTGCCATCAATGACTGTATATGGAATTAGGTAcctgatttcttccttttctaggaGGCGGCGATAAGTGGCGATTTCTTGTTCTAGCCTCATCTTTGTGTTGAGAAGCATCTCGTGCTCTTGAAGCTGCTTTTCGATGCCACGCCTTACTTCCTGTAGTTCTTTCTCTAGTCCTTCAATCACGGCCTCTAGGTCTTGCAACTGCATCTGGTAATGTTGCTCGCTGGCATGTAGGGAGTTTTCAAGGCCCCTTTCCTGTTTTATATAGATCTTCATCAGTGAAGGAGTGAAAC
This window harbors:
- the KRT222 gene encoding keratin-like protein KRT222 isoform X2; the encoded protein is MSKKMDKDEEALKAAQAELKEARRQWQHLQVEIESLQAVERGLENSLHASEQHYQMQLQDLEAVIEGLEKELQEVRRGIEKQLQEHEMLLNTKMRLEQEIATYRRLLEKEEIRYYGCIQGEKKEQKPTTSRVGFVLPSAIINEISFSTKLPQKYENEKVETVTKQAILNGNIVKESTEARGTIQTEKVDEVIKEWEGSFFKDNPRLRKKSVSLRFDLHLAATDEGCLQTKQDNLPDIEVRLIMRRSCSIPSIKPPSTAN
- the KRT222 gene encoding keratin-like protein KRT222 isoform X1, which translates into the protein MELSQLLNEIRANYEKLLTRNQIETVLSTRIQLEEDMSKKMDKDEEALKAAQAELKEARRQWQHLQVEIESLQAVERGLENSLHASEQHYQMQLQDLEAVIEGLEKELQEVRRGIEKQLQEHEMLLNTKMRLEQEIATYRRLLEKEEIRYYGCIQGEKKEQKPTTSRVGFVLPSAIINEISFSTKLPQKYENEKVETVTKQAILNGNIVKESTEARGTIQTEKVDEVIKEWEGSFFKDNPRLRKKSVSLRFDLHLAATDEGCLQTKQDNLPDIEVRLIMRRSCSIPSIKPPSTAN